One region of Gemmatimonadaceae bacterium genomic DNA includes:
- a CDS encoding DUF1501 domain-containing protein produces the protein MPTTWSTGNGDDRRTLVVIFLRGGADGLALVPPIGDDAYHVARPTIGVTRAESIRLDDRFALNPRLAPLAPLFHDGALGIVHAVGSDDTSRSHFEAQDLMEHGGTSGGGWLGRFLRVRYGNAATALSSVAIGESFPESLRGAPSVAVLRSLDDFALDADDHAMLGALDTLYAGAPSALGGRLAPAARDTLAALRHVAQLRGMPHAPAHGAAYPGDDFGRDLAEVARLIRGRVGLAVATVDLGGWDSHFTQGTLLDPLMDRLARGLHAFHTDLGPAEMGRVTVVVMTEFGRRVAENASLGTDHGRASVMFVMGDGAQGGSVRARWPGLERERLDGPGDLAVTTDYREVLVALLRTHGASDTERIFPDWPRMA, from the coding sequence ATGCCCACCACGTGGAGCACCGGCAACGGCGACGACCGCCGCACCCTCGTCGTGATCTTCCTGCGCGGGGGCGCGGACGGGCTCGCGCTCGTCCCGCCCATCGGCGACGACGCCTATCATGTGGCGCGCCCGACGATCGGAGTGACGCGCGCCGAATCGATCCGGCTGGACGACCGCTTCGCCCTGAACCCGCGCCTGGCCCCGCTGGCCCCGCTCTTCCACGACGGCGCACTCGGGATCGTGCACGCCGTGGGCTCCGACGACACCTCTCGTTCGCACTTCGAAGCGCAGGACCTCATGGAGCACGGCGGCACGTCCGGTGGCGGGTGGCTGGGACGCTTCCTGCGCGTGCGCTACGGCAACGCCGCGACTGCCCTCTCGAGCGTTGCCATCGGCGAGTCGTTTCCCGAGTCGCTGCGTGGAGCCCCGTCGGTCGCCGTCCTCCGCTCGCTCGACGACTTCGCGCTCGACGCCGACGACCACGCCATGCTCGGCGCGCTCGACACGCTCTACGCCGGCGCCCCGTCCGCGTTGGGCGGGCGGCTGGCCCCCGCCGCGCGCGACACGCTCGCCGCGTTGCGTCACGTCGCCCAGCTTCGCGGCATGCCGCACGCGCCCGCACACGGCGCGGCGTATCCGGGCGACGACTTCGGCCGCGACCTGGCCGAAGTGGCGCGCCTCATCAGGGGACGCGTAGGGCTCGCGGTGGCGACGGTCGACCTCGGAGGGTGGGACTCGCACTTCACGCAGGGGACCCTGCTCGACCCGTTGATGGACCGCCTCGCGCGCGGGCTGCACGCCTTCCACACCGACCTTGGCCCCGCCGAGATGGGGCGCGTGACGGTAGTGGTGATGACCGAGTTCGGCCGCCGCGTCGCCGAGAATGCGTCGTTAGGCACCGATCATGGGCGCGCAAGCGTGATGTTCGTGATGGGCGACGGCGCGCAGGGCGGGTCGGTGCGCGCACGCTGGCCAGGTCTCGAGCGCGAGCGGCTGGACGGGCCGGGCGACCTCGCGGTGACGACCGACTATCGCGAGGTGCTCGTCGCCCTTCTCCGCACCCACGGCGCCAGCGACACCGAGCGCATCTTCCCCGACTGGCCGCGCATGGCCTGA
- a CDS encoding DUF1800 domain-containing protein produces MITRRRFLQAGGALAASATIASCNGAGDGRALWDTGDVPPFQPPANGDVDDVAHVLARTTYGARPGDHARVRALGATPHEAIERYLDEQLAPRAHDAPAERAVRRLEVLAEPIGELFEFQPALLRESLAAGALLRAVYAERQLHTVMTGWWADHFNIDHSKGDCRWLTPAFARDVLQPHALGRFPELLRAVVLHPAMLWYLDGRVNRRRSADERPNENYARELLELHTLGAHGGYTQHDVMEVARALTGWTVRSKGESTFGIGRVEFDADAHDNGEKVVLGQVIPAGCGRRDVDEVLQIVVTHPSCAHFLATKLCRHFIADDPPAAAIDAVARTFAATGGEIAPTLRTLFATSAFAAARGTRFKRPFHFVASALRATDATIDDARPLVPWLERLGEVPFQYPTPDGYPDEAAPWLGTLLWRWQFAMALVRGRIEGTRIDATSLVTRAGGDAALLAHLLGRRPSDAELRATRGVRHRLALALSSPGFQLA; encoded by the coding sequence GTGATCACGCGTCGGCGCTTCCTCCAGGCGGGGGGCGCGTTGGCGGCCTCCGCGACCATCGCGAGCTGCAACGGCGCGGGCGACGGGCGCGCCCTCTGGGACACGGGCGACGTGCCGCCGTTCCAACCGCCAGCCAACGGCGATGTCGACGACGTCGCGCACGTCCTCGCACGCACCACCTACGGCGCGCGCCCAGGCGACCATGCTCGCGTCCGCGCCCTGGGCGCGACTCCTCACGAAGCGATCGAGCGCTACCTCGACGAGCAACTCGCACCGCGCGCGCACGACGCGCCCGCCGAGCGTGCCGTGCGCCGTCTCGAGGTCCTCGCCGAGCCCATCGGGGAGCTGTTCGAGTTCCAGCCAGCGCTGCTGCGCGAGTCGCTCGCCGCCGGGGCGCTGCTGCGCGCCGTGTACGCCGAGCGTCAGCTGCACACGGTGATGACCGGCTGGTGGGCTGACCACTTCAACATCGACCACTCCAAGGGCGACTGCCGCTGGCTCACGCCTGCCTTCGCGCGCGACGTCCTGCAACCGCACGCGCTCGGCCGCTTTCCCGAACTGCTGCGCGCCGTCGTCTTGCACCCGGCCATGCTCTGGTACCTCGACGGGCGAGTGAACCGGCGTCGCTCCGCCGACGAGCGCCCCAACGAGAACTACGCCCGCGAACTCCTCGAGCTGCATACGTTAGGCGCGCACGGCGGCTACACGCAGCACGACGTGATGGAGGTCGCGCGCGCGCTCACCGGGTGGACGGTGCGCTCCAAGGGGGAATCGACCTTCGGGATCGGGCGCGTCGAGTTCGACGCCGATGCGCATGACAACGGCGAGAAGGTCGTCCTGGGACAGGTGATCCCCGCCGGATGCGGGAGGCGCGATGTGGATGAAGTGCTGCAGATCGTCGTCACGCACCCGTCGTGCGCGCACTTCCTCGCCACGAAGCTCTGCCGCCATTTCATCGCCGACGACCCGCCAGCCGCGGCCATCGATGCCGTGGCGCGCACCTTTGCCGCGACAGGGGGCGAGATCGCGCCGACGCTGCGCACGCTCTTCGCGACATCGGCGTTCGCTGCCGCACGCGGGACGCGCTTCAAGCGCCCGTTCCACTTCGTCGCCAGCGCGCTGCGCGCCACCGACGCCACCATCGACGACGCGCGCCCGCTCGTCCCCTGGCTCGAACGGCTGGGCGAGGTCCCGTTCCAGTACCCGACCCCCGACGGCTATCCCGATGAGGCAGCGCCGTGGCTGGGGACGCTGCTCTGGCGCTGGCAGTTCGCCATGGCGCTGGTGCGCGGTCGCATCGAGGGGACGCGCATCGATGCGACGTCGCTGGTCACTCGCGCCGGCGGCGACGCCGCACTCCTCGCTCACCTCCTGGGGCGCCGTCCCAGCGATGCGGAGTTGCGCGCCACACGCGGAGTGCGCCACCGCCTCGCGCTCGCCCTCTCGTCGCCCGGCTTCCAGCTCGCCTAA